Below is a genomic region from Rhizobium sp. 9140.
TAGGCGGCTCTCGGCAGGGGCAAGATGAAGCTATGCAACGCCGCGAGAAGACCGACGGACAGGCAGACGCTCAGCGTTACCCGCAGCCCGGTGCGCAGCCGCGAAAAGGCAGGATCGTTGGCGAGCAGCCAGTCACGCAGGGAAAAGACATCCATGGCCATGCCGTATGAACGCTCGATCCACTGTTTTCAAACGGTAAGATCGCGAAAGCCGCATAAGTTTTAGCGCCCGCCGCTTTGCCTCGGGCCTTGCCAATGCTATAGCGCCACCTATCGTCCGTTCCGCAAACGGGGCATCCGTTCTTTCCAGCCCCACTCCAAGCTACGAGGCACGTTTTCATGAGCAAGATCAAGGTCGCCAATCCCGTCGTCGAACTCGACGGCGACGAGATGACCCGCATTATCTGGCAGTTCATCAAGGAAAAGCTGATCCACCCCTATCTGGACATCGACCTTGAATACTACGATCTCGGCATGGAAAACCGCGACGCCACCGACGACAAGGTGACGATCGACGCGGCCAACGCCATCAAGAAGCACGGCGTCGGCGTCAAGTGCGCGACGATCACCCCGGACGAGCAGCGCGTCGAGGAATTTGGCCTGAAGAAGATGTGGAAGTCGCCGAACGGCACGATCCGCAACATTCTCGGCGGCGTCATCTTCCGCGAGCCGATCATCTGCAAGAACGTGCCGCGCCTCGTTCCCGGCTGGACCAAGCCGATCATCGTCGGCCGCCACGCCTTCGGCGACCAGTACCGTGCGACCGATTTCAAGTTCCCCGGCAAGGGCAAGCTGACGATGAAGTTCGTCGGCGACGACGGCACGGAAATCGAACACGAAGTCTACGACGCACCGGCCGCCGGCGTTGCCATGGGCATGTACAACCTCGACGAATCGATCACCGACTTCGCCCGCGCATCTCTGAACTACGGCCTGCAGCGCGGCGTTCCCGTCTACCTGTCGACCAAGAACACCATCCTCAAGGTCTATGACGGCCGCTTCAAGGACATCTTCCAGGAGGTCTTCGAAAAGGAATTCGCGGACAAGTTCAAGGAAGCCAAGATCTGGTACGAACACCGCCTGATCGACGACATGGTCGCCTCCGCGCTCAAGTGGTCCGGCGGCTACGTCTGGGCCTGCAAGAACTATGACGGCGACGTCCAGTCCGACATCGTCGCCCAGGGCTTCGGCTCGCTCGGCCTGATGACCTCGGTTCTGATGACCCCGGATGGCCAGACCGTCGAAGCCGAAGCCGCACACGGCACGGTCACGCGCCACTACCGCCAGCACCAGAAGGGCGAGGAAACCTCGACCAACTCGATCGCCTCGATCTTCGCCTGGACGCGTGGCCTCGCCCACCGCGCCAAGCTCGACGGCAATGCCGAACTGACAAAGTTCGCCGACACGCTGGAGCGCGTCTGCATCGAGACGGTCGAGGACGGCTACATGACGAAGGACCTCGCGCTCCTGATCGGTCCCGACCAGCCCTGGCTCTCCACCACCGGCTTCCTCGACAAGATCGACGAAAACCTGGGCAAGGCCATGGCCGCCTGATCGGCCGCAAAACCCGACGGCATGAATCGAACCCGGCTTTACAGCCGGGTTCTTTCGTTTCATCACTTGGTCATACACCCCGCAGCGCTCTCACCCGGCGCAAGACATCCTCCTGCGAGACACCGATGACCACACGCCCCACCCAGCAGACGATCCGCCCGCTCGAACCGCAGGATCGTGCGCAGTGGGAACCCATGTGGCGCGCCTACCTCTCCTTCTACGAGACGACGCTCCCGGAGGCGCAATACGACCTCACCTGGCAGCGGCTGCTGGATCCCTCGGAGCCCATGCATGCACTCGGCGCCTTCGATGCGAAGGACCGCCTTACCGGCATCGCCCACATCATTTTCCACCGCTCCTGCTGGCTTCCGGAGAGCACCTGCTACCTCCAGGACCTCTTCGTCGATCCGACAAGCCGAGGCGCAGGCACCGGCGCCGCCCTCATCGAAGCGACCGCCGATCTCGCCCGCCAGAAACGGGCCGGCCGCCTCTACTGGCTCACCCAAGACCAAAACACCACCGCCCGCCGCCTCTACGACCGCATCGCGGCGGCGTCGGGGTTTGTTCAGTATCGCAAGCCTCTCGATCAGTGACGAGGCTGGGAAGGCATCTGATACATAGGATAAATGGAACCGTGAACTTCACGACGATGACGGCAACTCATAGCCCCGAATAACGCCGGACCCGTTCTCGGAATTTTTTTTGACTGACCGTCAGTCAATATGTATATTGTCGTTGTTCCTAATGGAGGCACTGATGTCCACGAAGACTCTTCTACAGGCACTTTCCCGGTATAAATTCCGCAGTGATGATGAGGTGCTGACCGCCTTAGCCTCCCTGTCGGACAACGTGACAACGGATGCCATGACTGCGGCACTCCGCGTTCTGCATCACGCCCATCTTGTGGACAGAATATTTGCCGCCAACCTTCAGCGGCACACTCACGACTTCAAGGGGAGCTGGCAGGCCGATCCGCCATCTCTTGATGAGCTTTCTGCGAATATGCGCGAAATCGACGCGTGGTACGTTGAGTATATCGCGGGGATCACAAACGCAGACCTTGAAGAGCGCATCGATTTCACATTTACCGATGGACAGCACGGTCGCATGTCGCGCGAGGAGATGCTCGCGCACGTGATCACACACAGCGGCTATCACCGCGGTGAAGTCGGCCGTCTCATTCCGGAAATCGAAGCAACCGCGATGCGGGATGTTTTCGCTGGGTACCTACACGAGGCGGAACCCGAGCGCCGTCAAGAGAGCGAGTTACATCAATGGCGAAACCGCCAGCCAAGCGCCCCCGAACCAGCCCCCCTGAAGAGCGCCGCCGGCAATTGATGACGGCAGCCGAGAGGCTGTTCCTCGAAAAGGGTGTCGAGAACACGTCTATAGAAGACATCACATCCGATGCGGTGGTGTCAAAAGGATCGTTCTATCTGCACTTCACATCAAAGACGGAGGTTATCGAAGCATTACGGAAGGATTTTGTCGAAAATCTCGCCGGCTTCGTTAAGGCAGACTTCGAGCGAGAGCACGAAAGCGATTGGAACGCCAGACTCATGGCGTGGGTTACCGCGTGTGCTATCGGATATCTGAGAGCAACGCGCCTACACCACCTACTGTTTACCACGACCCCTGCACCCTCTCGGGAAGGCCTGACGCGAAACATCCTGGTCGACAATCTGACAGAACTCCTCAAGGCTGGTAGCCGTAACCATGTCTGGGAGTTGGACGATCCGGCCTTTACGGCTGTCTTTTTGTTCAACGCGCTTCATGCAGTCGTCGACCGAGGCAACCGTACGGAGAGTCTTGAGGAGCGTGAAGCGCTTCTCGCCAACATTCGGCTGCACGCCCAGAGACTCGTATTCACCAAGCCGGTGTCGGACACCAAAACAGGCGGCGGCAACGAAAAATCACCCTAAGGTCCCCCGGGCAGCACGGCGCGCTGCCCGGAAACACACCGGCACGTGTCAGCGCACGGAATTGCGGTGGCACTGCTCGTCGGCGTGAGGCGTCGACCGCCGAATAGAGCGGCCAACATCCTCCGCATATCGCCTTCGATCAGGCAGCAGCCGCAATATCCGCGATCGCCTGGGCGACCGCTTCGATGGCGTCGGCGGCAAGCGTGCCGTCTGGGCCGCCGGCCTGGGCCATGTCGGGACGGCCGCCGCCGCCTTTGCCGCCGAGGGCGGCGGAGGCGATGCGGACGAGATCGACGGCGCTGTGCGCCTTGACGAGGTCTTCCGTCACGCCGACAACAGCGCTGGCCTTGCCGTCATCGCCCACGCCGATGAAAGCGACGATGCCCGAGCCGAGGCTCTTCTTGCCGTCGTCGGCAAGGCCCTTGAGGTCCTTCGGATCGACGCCGGTGACGACCTTGCCAAGGAATTTGATGCCGTTGATGTCGCGTGGCGCGTCCGCGGAACCGGCAGCGCCACCGCCGCCGAGCGCGAGCTTGCGCCGGGCATCCGCCAGTTCACGCTCCAGCTTGCGCCGCTCGTCCATCAGGCTCTCGACGCGGCCGATGACGTCGCCCGGCTGGACCTTCAGCGTGGAGGCCAGCGTCTTCACGCGCTCATCCTGTTCCGAGAGATAGGAGAGCGCCGAGACGCCGGTCAGCGCCTCGATGCGGCGCACGCCGGAACCGACGGCGCTTTCGCCGAGGATTCGCACAAGCCCGATCTCGCCCGTCGCACCGACATGCGTGCCGCCGCAGAGCTCGA
It encodes:
- a CDS encoding NADP-dependent isocitrate dehydrogenase translates to MSKIKVANPVVELDGDEMTRIIWQFIKEKLIHPYLDIDLEYYDLGMENRDATDDKVTIDAANAIKKHGVGVKCATITPDEQRVEEFGLKKMWKSPNGTIRNILGGVIFREPIICKNVPRLVPGWTKPIIVGRHAFGDQYRATDFKFPGKGKLTMKFVGDDGTEIEHEVYDAPAAGVAMGMYNLDESITDFARASLNYGLQRGVPVYLSTKNTILKVYDGRFKDIFQEVFEKEFADKFKEAKIWYEHRLIDDMVASALKWSGGYVWACKNYDGDVQSDIVAQGFGSLGLMTSVLMTPDGQTVEAEAAHGTVTRHYRQHQKGEETSTNSIASIFAWTRGLAHRAKLDGNAELTKFADTLERVCIETVEDGYMTKDLALLIGPDQPWLSTTGFLDKIDENLGKAMAA
- a CDS encoding GNAT family N-acetyltransferase; amino-acid sequence: MTTRPTQQTIRPLEPQDRAQWEPMWRAYLSFYETTLPEAQYDLTWQRLLDPSEPMHALGAFDAKDRLTGIAHIIFHRSCWLPESTCYLQDLFVDPTSRGAGTGAALIEATADLARQKRAGRLYWLTQDQNTTARRLYDRIAAASGFVQYRKPLDQ
- a CDS encoding DinB family protein — its product is MSTKTLLQALSRYKFRSDDEVLTALASLSDNVTTDAMTAALRVLHHAHLVDRIFAANLQRHTHDFKGSWQADPPSLDELSANMREIDAWYVEYIAGITNADLEERIDFTFTDGQHGRMSREEMLAHVITHSGYHRGEVGRLIPEIEATAMRDVFAGYLHEAEPERRQESELHQWRNRQPSAPEPAPLKSAAGN
- a CDS encoding TetR/AcrR family transcriptional regulator — translated: MTAAERLFLEKGVENTSIEDITSDAVVSKGSFYLHFTSKTEVIEALRKDFVENLAGFVKADFEREHESDWNARLMAWVTACAIGYLRATRLHHLLFTTTPAPSREGLTRNILVDNLTELLKAGSRNHVWELDDPAFTAVFLFNALHAVVDRGNRTESLEEREALLANIRLHAQRLVFTKPVSDTKTGGGNEKSP